A single genomic interval of Aedes aegypti strain LVP_AGWG chromosome 1, AaegL5.0 Primary Assembly, whole genome shotgun sequence harbors:
- the LOC110681504 gene encoding putative uncharacterized protein DDB_G0287113: protein MTRSPSCESCEYTNAAVVEEQLRQMQKQLNEISIIPMQIQATLSYLTKALAKFAPPELQRELPVSLRSSSVRETIPEESESTDEDEQDENEEGYEDDEEYLTPILERIFDESDVLKMIPQRELGDDVDRREDGPDQDEEAEVSEEERLKQEKQERVSKLERSWPWSQTAKPIHKRSNCHLVPSVALEKSKIKQLTEGDLPFYNRGYRQRIGN, encoded by the exons ATGACTCGTTCACCTTCCTGCGAATCGTGCGAGTACACCAATGCAGCGGTCGTTGAAGAGCAACTGCGGCAGATGCAGAAGCAACTGAACGAGATCAGCATCATACCAATGCAGATTCAAGCAACGCTCAGCTATCTGACGAAAGCCTTGGCCAAGTTCGCCCCACCCGAGTTGCAACGGGAACTGCCCGTGTCTTTGCGGAGCAGTTCGGTGCGGGAAACCATTCCGGAAGAAAGCGAATCAACAGATGAAGACGAACAGGATGAGAACGAAGAGGGCTATGAAGACGACGAGGAATATCTAACGCCGATCCTGGAAAGAATATTTGACGAATCGGACGTACTGAAAATGATTCCACAGAGAGAGTTGGGCGATGACGTTGATCGGCGCGAGGACGGCCCTGACCAGGATGAGGAAGCGGAAGTTAGCGAAGAAGAGCGTTTGAAACAGGAAAAGCAGGAGCGGGTTAGCAAACTGGAAAGATCATGGCCGTGGAGTCAGACGGCCAAACCGATTCATAA GAGATCGAACTGTCATCTGGTGCCTAGCGTGGCGTTGGAAAAGTCCAAGATCAAACAACTAACCGAAGGGGATCTGCCGTTCTATAACCGAGGCTACCGTCAGAGGATTGGAAACTGA